The Vibrio sp. 16 genome segment GTATTGGTGTTAATCTTACTTTCAATGACTAAACGTAGTTTAGTAAAAAGAAAGTATCAAAAGGAAATGCTTGCTTGAGAGCTGGTGCTGATAGGCAGACTCGAACTGCCGACCTCATCCTTACCAAGGATGCGCTCTACCACCTGAGCTATATCAGCACTCAAATTGAGTGGAGCGGGCAGCGGGAATCGAACCCGCATCATCAGCTTGGAAGGCTGAGGTAATAGCCATTATACGATGCCCGCAACACGTAACTCTGTGAGCTATTCCCTAAAGAATATGGTGGAGGGGGACGGATTCGAACCATCGAAGGCAGTGCCAGCAGATTTACAGTCTGATCCCTTTGGCCACTCGGGAACCCCTCCAAATTTTTACTCCATTCCTCTCGTCCTCTAAAAAGAGATAAGCGGAGAAATGGTGCCGACTACCGGAATCGAACTGGTGACCTACTGATTACAAGTCAGTTGCTCTACCTACTGAGCTAAGTCGGCATAAGTGGTGCGCATTCTATTGAAGGAATTCCAACCTTGCAATAGCAAAATCAAAAAAAATCACGATTTTAATCAGTTTCCGCTTTTTTGCTGAAAAAACACACAGATTGAGCGCAAAATGCAACTTAATCGCCCCCTTCTCATTTGCTTTCGGCGCTTGTTGTTGTATTTTCGCTGCTCTTATCGTGATATTTGGGTTAGGAAGACTATGACACCTTATCTCTCTTTTAATCGTCAGCAATGGGCAGAATTGCGCAATTCTGTGCCAATGACGCTATCCGAAGAGGATTTGATCGAACTGCAAGGTGTTAACGAAAGCCTCACAATGGAAGAGGCCGTTGAAATTTATCTGCCTCTCGCGCGTCTTCTGAATCTTTACATTTCTGCTAGACAAAGCCGTAATACTGTCCTTAATAACTTTCTTAGTAATCAGGAATCGACCCCGCCGTTTATTATTGGGATCGCAGGAAGCGTTGCAGTGGGTAAAAGTACCACAGCGCGATTACTCAAAGCCTTGCTCTCTCGTTGGGAGAAACACCCTAAAGTGGAGTTGGTGACGACCGATGGCTTCCTTTATCCAAAGAAGGTTTTGAATGAGCGCGGCATTATGCACCGTAAAGGGTTTCCGGAGTCTTATGATATTAAACGCCTTGTCGAGTTTGTCTCCGATGTCAAAGCCGCAAAGCCCAATCTCGAAGTGCCCGTTTATTCGCATATTACCTACGACATTACTGAAGAGGTGAAAGTTGTCGACCGCCCTGATGTCTTGATTATTGAAGGTCTTAACGTTTTGCAAAGTGGCATGGACTACCCTCATGATCCACACCGCGTGTTTGTTTCTGACTTCCTCGACTTTTCAATTTACGTCGACGCTGACTCTGATGTCATTGAAAACTGGTACGTTGAACGCTTTCTTAAGTTTCGTCAGGGTGCGTTTACCAAACCGGGCTCCTATTTTAGCCACTACACCAAACTCAACAAAGTGGAAGCCATCGATAAAGCCCACGACATTTGGCAAACGATCAATGGCATCAACCTGACGCAAAACATTCTCCCCACCAAAGGGCGCGCCCAACTTATTTTGAAGAAAGGCCAAGATCACCATATAGAAGAAGTGCTGTTAAGGAAGTAGCGAGAAGAGAGAATCTGCTAAGGGTTGGCTTGAGATGCCAACCCTTTTTTATGGCGTCAGAACATCTCAACGCCATTGATAACTACTTTTTAGCTCCGGTTACTTTGGCTCCGGACCGTATGAGTTATCGCCCGCCTGCCCTTTTAGCAACCCGCACTCAACGAAAATCCAGATTCCGCACACGAGCGAGATTGTGTAAGCGATCATTTGCTCTGTTGAAGGAGAAGCCATTGGCTCTCCATCCATCGGCGCCATTAAACGACCGACAATCAGTGGCACGTTCATCAATAGCCACCAGTTAGATTTTCCGCGATCGTGCCAGCGTTTCGCTGTAATGGCTAAATCGGGAAGTAAAGCTGCGATGAGAAATATCGGCAAAACTAGGTGAGAAATGGCAGGAAAGAGAACATTCATTCCTATTCCGAAGCCAAATATCGCAATGTAGTAAACCAAATTCCATGTCCAGTAGACTTTTCGACCTACGCGACCTTGGAAAGAAAACAATAACTCTTTAATTGACATCCCATTACCTAAAAAATAAAAACTAATTAATGATCTTCTGGAAGCAATCTTTGTCCATATCTCGAATGTTGACGGTTAGACTTCGGACATGGCTGGCTTGCTCTTGCAAAACGGTCATTAACTGACGAGATAAGTCTCTCTTCTGTTCAGCGGTTCGGCCATCCAGTAATTCAAAACTGATATGGATAAAATCGACGCTATCACCCTCATCACCAATCAACCAATTGTGGCAGCGCAACGCTCGTGATT includes the following:
- a CDS encoding 5-carboxymethyl-2-hydroxymuconate Delta-isomerase, producing MPNLVMEYSNSVDERVNVQGLLEDLHQVALQSGLFDVGSVKSRALRCHNWLIGDEGDSVDFIHISFELLDGRTAEQKRDLSRQLMTVLQEQASHVRSLTVNIRDMDKDCFQKIIN
- the coaA gene encoding type I pantothenate kinase; translation: MTPYLSFNRQQWAELRNSVPMTLSEEDLIELQGVNESLTMEEAVEIYLPLARLLNLYISARQSRNTVLNNFLSNQESTPPFIIGIAGSVAVGKSTTARLLKALLSRWEKHPKVELVTTDGFLYPKKVLNERGIMHRKGFPESYDIKRLVEFVSDVKAAKPNLEVPVYSHITYDITEEVKVVDRPDVLIIEGLNVLQSGMDYPHDPHRVFVSDFLDFSIYVDADSDVIENWYVERFLKFRQGAFTKPGSYFSHYTKLNKVEAIDKAHDIWQTINGINLTQNILPTKGRAQLILKKGQDHHIEEVLLRK
- a CDS encoding DUF805 domain-containing protein, with protein sequence MSIKELLFSFQGRVGRKVYWTWNLVYYIAIFGFGIGMNVLFPAISHLVLPIFLIAALLPDLAITAKRWHDRGKSNWWLLMNVPLIVGRLMAPMDGEPMASPSTEQMIAYTISLVCGIWIFVECGLLKGQAGDNSYGPEPK